The Schistocerca nitens isolate TAMUIC-IGC-003100 chromosome 7, iqSchNite1.1, whole genome shotgun sequence genome contains a region encoding:
- the LOC126194899 gene encoding NADH dehydrogenase [ubiquinone] 1 subunit C2: MASSLELLDGKRQREEPLLSKIWAPLTYGGIAFAGVCFANAANRRPMLSGIQRHALFTLGAVALGNFVEKYRADYLAEKDAVLRHYVELHPEDFPTPERKKFAEVFNRWNPVR; this comes from the exons ATGGCGTCTTCTTTGGAGTTGCTGGATGGGAAAAGGCAAAGGGAAGAGCCGCTTCTTAGCAAAATATGGGCTCCTTTGACATACGGAGGCATAGCGTTCGCTGGTGTGTGTTTCGCGAATGCTGCTAACCGTCGTCCCATGCTAAGCG gCATACAGAGGCATGCACTATTTACCCTAGGTGCTGTTGCTCTTGGTAACTTTGTTGAGAAGTACAGGGCTGATTATCTGGCTGAAAAGGATGCTGTTTTAAGACACTATGTAGAGTTGCATCCTGAAGATTTCCCAACTCCAG AACGAAAGAAATTTGCGGAGGTTTTCAACCGGTGGAACCCTGTTCGCTGA